The window ATATATTTTTTCTTAGCATATTTAAAGCTTGGATAAAAATAACCAAATGTAAACATATCAAGTGTTACTAATTTGTATATATGGTCGCTATCTGCAATCTTTCCGTTTATGAGTATTTGTCGATCCTCATTCATTGAAAAACCGTAAACTAGCATCTTACCAAAAATAACACCCCTAAAGCCTAAACCTTTTAGTTCAATATAAGGCCATTCCTCGTTCTTCGATTGCTGTAAAATTTCTTTTAGTTCTGAAATCGACAATTCAATCGTACATAAATTAATCGGATGTGGAAAAATTTTATGCAAATCTAAGGCAGTAACAGTTCCTTTTGGTAGACCATCTAGAAAAATACCGGCATTAAACAATGCTCCGTCTGCACCACTTTTCTCTAAAATGGCTTGTGAAAATAAATGAGATAGTTGTGAATAATGGAACCATTCTTTATTATAAGTTTTTTCAGTGCTAAAAATGGGTTTATCTAGTAATCTTTTAGCTATTTCCTCAAATGAAAATAGTATATCTTGTTCGTCTTCAACCTCAGGCAAGTCCTTATTATGAATTAAAGTATCCTTTTTTTCAACAATTTTCCTCATTTTTTTATCATACTCAACTACTAAATAGCCAGTAAATTGCCCATATTTCCCTCCACCTGTAAGGAGTACGCCATTAACAAGTTTACCATCCGGAAATACATGATGTGTGTGCGAACCAAAAATCACATCGATTTCGGGACATTCTTCAGCTAAAAGTTCATCTTCAGTAATACCTAAATGAGACAAGCACACTACGATATCAACTTCTTTGCGAAGTTGAAGGGCTAAGCGAATCAATGTGCTTCGTGCCTCGTCCATCTGCCAATTTAGTTCCTTATAATAGATTTCAAACATTGCCGTTGCTGCAATAACTGCAATCTTTGTGCCATTAGCGGTCGTTAACACAACATAAGGCTTCATCCATGTTGGATTTTCCCCCTGTGTTGCATGGACGTTCGCTACTACGACATCAAATGTAGCCTTATCATATAAATGATAAAGCTCTTCGTGGGACAATGTAATGCCTTCATTGTTACCAATTGTCACAACATCGTAGCCAGCTTCATTTAATAATTTGACATTACCCTGCCCAATTGTTGCCTCAGTATATATGTTGGAGCGATCTAAATGGTCCCCGACATCAAATAAATAGCTTGTCTCTCCAATAGCTGCAAACTCTGCACGTTTTTCTTTCACATAGCTTTGCATTCGTGGCCAATACTTAAAATGACTGTGCAAATCATTCGTGTGAAAAATATGAATCTTTTCAAGCATTCAAGCCACCTCTTTTTTTATAATAAACCGTCAAGTATTGAGCGAATTCCTAATAATAATAAAATAATTCGAAGTGCTAGCACAAGCGTATCTGATTTAATTCTTTTGTTTAACGCTGCACCCAGCTTAGCACCGATATATGCTCCTGGAATGACAGGTATTGTATAAAGCCATGGGACATGCCCTAAATAAATATGACTTGCCGAGCTAACGATCGACGATAAAAACACCATGAACATTGACGTCGCCACTGCCACATGCGGTGGAAATAAAAATAAAATAATCATGGCTGGTACAATCATTGAACCACCACCGATGCCAAATAATCCTGAGGCAAAGCCAATTGCAAATGTGATTGTCACTGCAAACCAAATTGGATAGCCGTATACATATGTTTTACCTGATGCATCTGTAAACTCCTGTTTCATGCCATTTTTTACAAACCATTGTACGGGTTTCAATTTGTCACGCACAAGTAAAATTGTCGCCAAAATAATAAGTAAAATGCCAAAATATAAGTTAAATGATGGCAAATCCAAACCTTTGTTTACCCATGCGCCCAGTATTGTACCAGGGATACTACCTATAAAAAAGATCAAGCCACTTTTATAATCAACTGTTTTGGATTTCATATAACTCAGTGTTGAAGCAAGACCTGTAAAAATCATCATAACAACAGATAAGCCAACCACTTTTTGGGGTGTTAATTCTGGAATCATTCCTAGATTTAACCCAATAAATAAGGTAGCTGGCACTAATATAATTCCTCCACCAAGCCCAACAAGTGAGCCAACCAACCCTGAAAGTATCGCAATAAAAACTAAAAGCAGAAATTCCATTATAGTTCCCCTTCAAACATATTTAATTGTTTAGGTGCCAAACCAATATCTTTAATTGCTAAGATTTCTTGCAATTCTTTTGCATTTTTAGCAGCATGAAGACCTGAATTGTTATTAAATAAGACAAACAGCTCCCGCACCTGTGATTGTAGGCTTTTAATATGTTGCCCTAGTTGCTGCAATTCTTCCTTATTATAATCGTATAAAAACCGAACTTTACGCCAATTTTCTGTATTGCCCGTATTACGCCAGCCATGAATATTACGACCATGTATACGTATGAGTGCCTTATTGGCAGTCACTTGTGGATAAAACGGTACAGAGCCAACACCTGCCTGTGG of the Lysinibacillus fusiformis genome contains:
- a CDS encoding bifunctional metallophosphatase/5'-nucleotidase; translation: MLEKIHIFHTNDLHSHFKYWPRMQSYVKEKRAEFAAIGETSYLFDVGDHLDRSNIYTEATIGQGNVKLLNEAGYDVVTIGNNEGITLSHEELYHLYDKATFDVVVANVHATQGENPTWMKPYVVLTTANGTKIAVIAATAMFEIYYKELNWQMDEARSTLIRLALQLRKEVDIVVCLSHLGITEDELLAEECPEIDVIFGSHTHHVFPDGKLVNGVLLTGGGKYGQFTGYLVVEYDKKMRKIVEKKDTLIHNKDLPEVEDEQDILFSFEEIAKRLLDKPIFSTEKTYNKEWFHYSQLSHLFSQAILEKSGADGALFNAGIFLDGLPKGTVTALDLHKIFPHPINLCTIELSISELKEILQQSKNEEWPYIELKGLGFRGVIFGKMLVYGFSMNEDRQILINGKIADSDHIYKLVTLDMFTFGYFYPSFKYAKKKYILPDFLRNIMLDYGQKFFKQ
- a CDS encoding sulfite exporter TauE/SafE family protein, translated to MEFLLLVFIAILSGLVGSLVGLGGGIILVPATLFIGLNLGMIPELTPQKVVGLSVVMMIFTGLASTLSYMKSKTVDYKSGLIFFIGSIPGTILGAWVNKGLDLPSFNLYFGILLIILATILLVRDKLKPVQWFVKNGMKQEFTDASGKTYVYGYPIWFAVTITFAIGFASGLFGIGGGSMIVPAMIILFLFPPHVAVATSMFMVFLSSIVSSASHIYLGHVPWLYTIPVIPGAYIGAKLGAALNKRIKSDTLVLALRIILLLLGIRSILDGLL